One Chordicoccus furentiruminis DNA window includes the following coding sequences:
- a CDS encoding DUF6472 family protein: MAEICDSCANCVSDEETGEMICEMDMDEDELVRFYTAPQDECPYYRPDDEYAVVRHQM; the protein is encoded by the coding sequence ATGGCGGAGATCTGCGACAGCTGCGCGAACTGCGTCAGCGACGAGGAAACAGGAGAGATGATCTGCGAGATGGACATGGACGAGGACGAGCTGGTCCGGTTCTATACGGCGCCTCAGGACGAGTGCCCGTACTACCGCCCGGACGATGAGTACGCCGTTGTCCGCCATCAGATGTGA
- the ftsE gene encoding cell division ATP-binding protein FtsE, with translation MIDLDRVSKRFENGQPAVDEISLHVDEGEFVFLVGDSGSGKTTLIKLLLKELEPTGGVITVNGKVLNTMKHSQIPAFRRKIGVVFQDFRLLPELNVYENVAFAMHVVEARNRDIRARVPQTLKEVGLAGKYRSLPRQLSGGEQQRVAIARAIVNRPDILLADEPTGNLDPRNSYEIMKLIEEINNRGTTVLVVTHNRELVDQFQKRVIVMRRGAIAGDVEEGGYIEA, from the coding sequence ATGATTGATCTTGACCGCGTCAGCAAGCGGTTCGAAAACGGACAGCCTGCTGTCGACGAGATCTCGCTGCATGTGGACGAAGGAGAGTTCGTTTTCCTTGTCGGCGACAGCGGATCCGGAAAGACGACGCTGATCAAGCTGCTTCTGAAGGAACTGGAACCGACCGGCGGTGTCATCACCGTGAACGGAAAGGTGCTCAATACGATGAAGCATTCCCAGATTCCGGCCTTCCGCCGGAAGATCGGGGTGGTTTTTCAGGATTTCCGGCTTCTGCCGGAGCTGAATGTCTATGAAAACGTCGCCTTCGCGATGCATGTGGTGGAGGCGCGGAACCGGGATATCCGCGCGCGCGTCCCGCAGACGCTGAAGGAGGTCGGCCTGGCGGGCAAATACAGGAGTCTGCCCCGTCAGCTTTCCGGAGGCGAGCAGCAGCGCGTCGCCATCGCCCGCGCCATCGTGAACCGGCCCGATATTCTGCTGGCCGATGAGCCGACAGGAAACCTGGACCCGCGAAATTCCTACGAGATCATGAAACTGATCGAGGAGATCAACAACCGCGGCACGACCGTTCTCGTGGTGACTCACAACAGGGAACTGGTGGATCAGTTCCAGAAGCGTGTCATCGTGATGCGCAGGGGAGCCATTGCCGGAGACGTCGAGGAGGGTGGTTATATTGAAGCCTAG
- a CDS encoding PucR family transcriptional regulator — protein sequence MLSNLVLQDTINGIKAITKCELTVVNLDGKVVASTRDDVTVNRSDIVSFADSQADSQEIRDQRYFKVYDDYQLEYIVVASGSEETFMVGKLAAFQIQNLLIAYKEHFDKDNFIKNLLLDNLLLVDVYNRAKRLHIATDVKRVVYILESEQSKDYSTLEAVKGLFAKSKNDFITAVDEKSIIIIKELGDEDGAKEMADIAASIVSTLAEGDHGAIHVAYGSAVGEIKEVSRSYKEARMALDVGKIFFEEQNIIAYSQLGIGRLIYQLPIPLCKMFIKEIFTDKSPDDFDEETLATINKFFENSLNVSETSRQLYIHRNTLVYRLDKLQKSTGLDLRVFDDAITFKIALMVVKYMKYMETLEY from the coding sequence ATGCTATCGAATCTTGTGCTGCAGGATACCATAAACGGAATCAAGGCGATCACAAAATGTGAACTGACCGTCGTCAACCTGGACGGCAAGGTAGTGGCGTCGACCAGAGACGACGTCACGGTGAACCGTTCGGATATCGTCAGCTTTGCCGACTCGCAGGCTGATTCCCAGGAGATCCGCGATCAGCGGTACTTTAAGGTCTACGACGACTATCAGCTGGAGTACATCGTCGTCGCTTCCGGAAGCGAGGAGACGTTCATGGTGGGCAAGCTGGCCGCGTTCCAGATCCAGAATCTGCTGATTGCCTACAAGGAACACTTTGACAAGGACAACTTCATCAAGAACCTGCTGCTTGACAACCTGCTGCTGGTTGATGTATATAATCGTGCCAAGAGGCTTCACATCGCGACGGATGTGAAGCGGGTCGTCTATATTCTTGAATCCGAGCAGAGCAAGGACTACAGTACACTGGAAGCGGTGAAGGGCCTGTTCGCCAAGTCGAAGAACGACTTCATCACGGCGGTGGACGAGAAGTCCATCATCATCATCAAGGAGCTGGGCGACGAGGACGGCGCGAAGGAGATGGCGGATATCGCCGCCTCCATTGTCTCCACGCTGGCGGAAGGCGACCACGGGGCGATCCATGTCGCCTACGGAAGCGCGGTGGGAGAGATCAAGGAAGTCAGCCGTTCCTACAAGGAGGCGCGGATGGCGCTCGACGTGGGCAAGATTTTCTTCGAGGAGCAGAATATCATTGCCTACAGCCAGCTTGGAATCGGACGGCTGATTTATCAGCTTCCGATTCCGCTCTGCAAGATGTTCATCAAGGAGATCTTCACGGACAAGTCGCCGGACGACTTCGATGAGGAGACGCTGGCTACCATCAACAAATTCTTCGAGAATTCCCTGAATGTTTCCGAGACAAGCCGTCAGCTCTACATCCACCGGAACACGCTGGTTTACCGTCTCGACAAGCTTCAGAAGAGCACGGGGCTTGATCTCCGTGTTTTCGATGACGCCATCACCTTCAAGATTGCGCTGATGGTCGTCAAGTATATGAAGTACATGGAGACGCTGGAATACTGA
- the ftsX gene encoding permease-like cell division protein FtsX gives MKPRSLGYQIRQGFRNIGRNRMFSIASIATMTACIFIFGAFFSIIMNVDSLRAGLEQKVGITVFFKEGTADDRIRGIGEEIRKIPHVTSVKYTSADEAWSAYQKEYFSSDPSLAEGFKGDNPLAGYASYTVLVDEVENQDAVVQSVKAIDGVRKVNQSSGAAKNLKSFNRLFTYACVAIITVLLIVSVILIANTVNTGIEVRRNEIAISKLIGATDSFVRAPFIVEGFLLGLIGSVLPLVILYIVYNALLVQILTRFGFLTTMGNVLLTGAYVFQYLVPIALLLGVGVGLIGAVITVRRHLNV, from the coding sequence TTGAAGCCTAGATCACTTGGATATCAGATCCGTCAGGGATTCCGGAACATCGGGCGGAACCGGATGTTCTCGATCGCGTCCATCGCGACGATGACGGCCTGCATTTTCATATTCGGCGCGTTTTTTTCGATCATCATGAATGTGGATTCGCTCCGGGCGGGACTTGAGCAGAAGGTGGGCATTACCGTCTTCTTTAAGGAAGGAACCGCGGACGACCGGATCCGCGGCATCGGCGAGGAGATCAGAAAGATTCCGCATGTGACCTCCGTGAAGTATACGTCCGCGGACGAGGCCTGGTCAGCTTACCAGAAGGAGTATTTCTCCTCTGATCCGTCGCTGGCCGAGGGTTTTAAGGGCGACAATCCGCTGGCCGGTTACGCGAGCTACACCGTCCTGGTGGATGAAGTGGAAAACCAGGACGCGGTGGTGCAGTCCGTCAAGGCGATCGACGGCGTCAGAAAAGTCAACCAGAGCAGCGGCGCCGCGAAGAATCTGAAGAGTTTCAACCGTCTTTTCACCTATGCCTGCGTGGCCATCATCACGGTTCTGCTGATTGTCTCGGTGATTCTGATCGCCAATACCGTCAATACCGGCATCGAGGTGAGGCGGAATGAGATCGCCATCAGCAAGCTGATCGGCGCGACGGATTCCTTCGTCCGGGCCCCTTTCATCGTGGAAGGCTTTCTGCTTGGGCTGATCGGTTCGGTGCTGCCGCTGGTGATTCTCTACATTGTCTACAACGCGCTGCTGGTGCAGATCCTGACCCGTTTCGGCTTTCTGACGACGATGGGAAATGTGCTGCTGACCGGCGCGTATGTGTTCCAGTATCTGGTGCCCATCGCCCTGCTTCTCGGAGTCGGTGTGGGGCTGATCGGTGCGGTGATCACGGTGCGGCGTCATCTCAACGTCTGA
- a CDS encoding GtrA family protein: MKELLKKYSDVIPYAVFGVLTTLANIATYWVCSHVFHMGLSAGSIVAWIVAVTFAYLTNRKWVFHSEAVTGKEILREVIAFFAARIATEVIDLVMLNVFAGMMGFDDMIVKVVANVVVIIVNYVASRLVIFRHKKPDGNDE; this comes from the coding sequence ATGAAAGAACTGCTGAAAAAGTACAGTGATGTGATTCCCTACGCTGTTTTCGGCGTGCTGACCACGCTTGCCAACATCGCGACATACTGGGTGTGCTCCCACGTTTTCCATATGGGCCTTTCGGCAGGAAGCATTGTCGCCTGGATTGTGGCGGTCACCTTCGCCTATCTGACGAACCGGAAATGGGTCTTCCACTCGGAGGCGGTGACCGGAAAGGAAATCTTACGTGAGGTGATCGCGTTTTTTGCGGCCAGGATCGCCACGGAGGTGATCGACCTCGTGATGCTCAATGTCTTCGCCGGCATGATGGGCTTCGATGATATGATCGTCAAGGTGGTGGCTAATGTGGTCGTGATCATTGTCAATTATGTGGCGAGCAGACTGGTGATTTTCAGGCATAAGAAGCCGGACGGGAACGATGAGTAA
- the hrcA gene encoding heat-inducible transcriptional repressor HrcA, which produces MTILNAIIQTYMKTGEPVGSRTISKYTDLNVSSATIRNEMSDLEEMGYIIQPHTSAGRIPTDKAYRLYVDRLVTEKTEQVTAMNSLMIAKTNRMEEVLKQLVRMLAANTNYTAMMTSSYKGNKVKFIQLSRLSPKQLLNVVVIEGNVVKNHIIDLDEEISEDQVLKLNLLLNTRLCGLSLAQINLGLISNIKEEAQGHSRIVSEVLDTIADVIRAETDEDMTIYTSGANNIFKYPELSEGSKASELISTLEEKDVLADFVKQTEENDSGIQVYIGDESPVASMKDCSVVTATYELGDGMQGTIGIIGPKRMDYKKVMDNLKTVKATLNEVFGNGTVRRLTGKKEESEDSDGN; this is translated from the coding sequence ATGACAATACTGAACGCGATCATCCAGACTTACATGAAAACCGGTGAGCCTGTAGGATCGCGGACCATTTCCAAGTACACGGATCTGAATGTGAGCTCCGCGACGATTCGGAATGAGATGTCAGATCTGGAGGAGATGGGCTACATTATTCAGCCGCATACTTCGGCCGGACGCATTCCGACGGATAAGGCGTACAGACTGTATGTGGATCGTCTGGTGACGGAGAAGACCGAGCAGGTCACGGCGATGAACAGCCTCATGATCGCGAAGACCAACCGGATGGAAGAGGTGCTGAAGCAGCTTGTGAGAATGCTGGCTGCGAACACGAACTATACAGCGATGATGACCTCCTCCTATAAGGGCAACAAGGTCAAGTTCATCCAGCTGTCGAGGCTGAGTCCGAAACAGCTGCTGAACGTGGTCGTGATCGAGGGAAATGTCGTCAAGAATCATATCATCGACCTGGATGAGGAAATCTCCGAGGATCAGGTTCTCAAACTGAATCTGCTTCTCAACACGCGTCTGTGCGGTCTCAGTCTTGCCCAGATCAATCTGGGGCTGATCTCCAATATCAAGGAGGAGGCCCAGGGCCACTCAAGGATCGTGTCGGAGGTGCTGGACACCATCGCGGACGTGATCCGGGCGGAGACCGACGAGGACATGACGATCTACACCAGCGGAGCGAACAACATCTTCAAATACCCGGAGCTCTCGGAAGGGTCCAAGGCCAGCGAGCTGATCTCGACGCTCGAGGAAAAGGACGTGCTTGCCGATTTCGTGAAACAGACCGAGGAGAATGACAGCGGCATTCAGGTTTATATCGGCGATGAGAGTCCGGTGGCTTCGATGAAGGACTGCAGTGTGGTCACGGCGACCTACGAGCTGGGCGACGGCATGCAGGGCACGATCGGGATCATCGGGCCGAAGCGCATGGACTACAAAAAGGTCATGGATAACCTGAAAACCGTGAAGGCGACTCTGAACGAGGTGTTCGGAAACGGAACCGTCC
- the uvrB gene encoding excinuclease ABC subunit UvrB gives MKFKLHSEYRPTGDQPEAIRELVDGFRGGNQAETLLGVTGSGKTFTMANVIQQLQKPTLVIAHNKTLAAQLYSEFKEFFPENAVEYFVSYYDYYQPEAYVPSSDTYIAKDSAVNDEIDRLRLSALSSLSERRDVIIVSSVSCIYGIGAPDDFMNMMTSVRPGMRKDRDELIRELIDMQYERNEIDFHRGTFRVKGDTVEVIPADADDYALRVEFFGDEIDRVTKVNPVDGNAMAELTYAPIYPASFYVVPQDRMNAACEAIEKEKEERIRCFKANDKLLEAQRIGERTDFDVEMMRETGFCSGIENYSRHLTGRKEGEPPYTLIDYFRGDFLIIIDESHKTIPQIGAMYNGDRSRKNTLVDYGFRLPSALDNRPLNFREFEERIDQILFVSATPGDYEAEHELLRAEQVIRPTGLLDPEVEVRPVKGQIDDLITEVHRETEKHHKVLITTLTKRMAEDLTDYLKDAGIRVRYLHSDIDTLERTQIIRDMRLDVFDVLVGINLLREGLDIPEITLVAILDADKEGFLRSETSLIQTIGRAARNSEGHVIMYADVITDSMRRAIDETRRRRSIQEAYNKAHGITPTTIKKAVRDLISTARDVAETEKKAGRDPEDMDRDELVELIGKVEKQMRAAAAELNFEMAAELRDQMAELKRNLDDAEDTARRVRISHRKPAGGADSRTPRTYNKKRRYNRGGMA, from the coding sequence ATGAAATTCAAACTGCATTCGGAATACCGGCCGACCGGCGATCAGCCGGAGGCCATACGGGAACTGGTGGACGGCTTTCGCGGGGGCAATCAGGCCGAGACGCTGCTCGGCGTCACCGGATCCGGGAAGACTTTTACGATGGCCAACGTGATTCAGCAGCTTCAGAAGCCGACGCTGGTGATCGCGCACAACAAGACGCTGGCTGCTCAGCTTTACTCGGAGTTCAAGGAGTTTTTTCCGGAGAACGCGGTGGAGTACTTCGTATCCTACTACGATTACTATCAGCCGGAGGCCTATGTACCCTCCTCTGACACCTATATCGCGAAGGACTCGGCTGTGAACGACGAGATCGACCGGCTGCGCCTGTCCGCCCTCTCTTCCCTGAGCGAACGGCGCGACGTCATCATTGTCTCCTCGGTCAGCTGCATATACGGCATCGGCGCGCCGGACGATTTCATGAATATGATGACGTCGGTGCGGCCGGGCATGCGGAAGGACCGGGACGAGCTGATCCGCGAGCTGATCGACATGCAGTATGAGCGGAATGAGATCGACTTTCACCGCGGCACCTTCCGGGTGAAGGGCGATACGGTCGAGGTCATACCGGCGGATGCGGACGACTACGCGCTCCGCGTGGAGTTTTTCGGAGACGAGATTGACCGGGTCACGAAGGTGAACCCGGTGGACGGGAACGCGATGGCGGAGCTCACCTATGCGCCGATCTACCCGGCCTCCTTCTATGTGGTGCCTCAGGACCGGATGAACGCCGCCTGCGAGGCGATCGAGAAGGAGAAGGAGGAGCGGATCCGCTGTTTCAAGGCGAATGACAAGCTTCTGGAGGCGCAGCGGATCGGAGAACGGACGGATTTCGACGTGGAGATGATGAGGGAGACCGGCTTCTGCTCCGGCATCGAGAACTACTCCCGTCATCTGACGGGACGGAAGGAGGGAGAGCCGCCGTACACGCTGATCGATTACTTCAGGGGCGATTTTCTGATCATCATCGATGAGTCCCACAAGACGATTCCCCAGATCGGCGCGATGTACAACGGAGACAGGAGCCGGAAGAACACGCTCGTGGACTACGGCTTCCGGCTGCCGAGCGCGCTGGACAACCGGCCGCTGAATTTCCGCGAATTTGAGGAACGGATCGATCAGATTCTGTTCGTCTCGGCGACGCCGGGGGACTATGAGGCGGAGCATGAGCTGCTCAGAGCCGAACAGGTCATCCGTCCGACGGGACTTCTGGACCCGGAGGTGGAGGTTCGGCCGGTGAAAGGTCAGATCGATGATCTGATCACGGAGGTGCACCGGGAAACGGAGAAGCATCACAAGGTACTGATCACGACGCTGACGAAGCGGATGGCCGAGGATCTCACGGATTATCTGAAGGACGCGGGAATCCGGGTCCGTTACCTTCACTCCGATATCGATACGCTTGAGCGGACGCAGATCATCCGGGACATGCGGCTCGATGTCTTTGACGTACTGGTCGGCATCAACCTTCTCCGGGAGGGACTCGATATCCCGGAGATCACGCTGGTGGCGATTCTGGACGCGGACAAGGAGGGATTCCTCCGCTCGGAGACCTCGCTGATTCAGACGATCGGACGGGCGGCGCGGAATTCGGAAGGGCATGTGATCATGTATGCGGACGTGATCACGGATTCGATGCGGCGCGCCATCGATGAGACGCGCCGCCGCCGCTCGATTCAGGAGGCCTACAACAAGGCCCACGGCATCACGCCGACTACGATCAAAAAGGCGGTCCGCGATCTGATCTCCACCGCAAGAGATGTGGCGGAGACGGAGAAGAAGGCCGGCAGGGATCCGGAGGATATGGACCGTGACGAACTGGTCGAACTGATCGGCAAGGTGGAGAAGCAGATGCGCGCCGCAGCGGCCGAGCTGAATTTCGAGATGGCGGCGGAGCTCCGCGACCAGATGGCGGAGCTGAAGAGGAATCTTGACGATGCCGAGGACACTGCGCGCCGGGTGAGGATCTCGCACCGGAAGCCGGCCGGAGGAGCGGACAGCCGCACACCCAGGACTTATAATAAGAAGAGGCGCTACAACCGTGGCGGCATGGCCTGA